A section of the Entelurus aequoreus isolate RoL-2023_Sb linkage group LG21, RoL_Eaeq_v1.1, whole genome shotgun sequence genome encodes:
- the stc1l gene encoding stanniocalcin 1, like, protein MSASYAAPLLVLVLASASCFDLLPEAAAPRRARFSSNSPADVARCLNGAVAVGCGFFSCLENSTCDTDGMHEICELFLHTAATFNTEGKTFVKKSLQCIAQGIGNKVFQTIRRCNIFQRMIAEVEEECFSSLDICTVARTNPDAFGEVVQVPAHFPNRYYSTLLQTLQACDEQTVAAVRGGLLDRLGPDMETFLQLVQNKECAAGQAAATFSNPASWRNVPVFNVQPGFHGRDPTHLFAKKRSLQGQEAGPSGHQ, encoded by the exons ATGTCAGCCTCCTACGCCGCGCCGCTGCTGGTCCTGGTGCTCGCCTCGGCCTCCTGCTTCGACCTCTTACCCGAGGCGGCCGCCCCCCGCAGGGCCCGCTTCTCCTCCAACAGCCCGG CCGACGTGGCGCGATGCCTGAACGGCGCCGTGGCGGTGGGCTGCGGCTTCTTCTCCTGTCTGGAAAACTCCACGTGCGACACGGACGGGATGCACGAGATCTGCGAGCTCTTCCTCCACACGGCGGCGACGTTCAACACGGAG GGTAAAACCTTTGTCAAGAAGAGTCTGCAGTGCATCGCTCAGGGAATCggcaacaaggttttccaaaccaTCCGCCGATGCAACATCTTCCAGAGGATGATCGCTGAG GTGGAGGAGGAGTGCTTCAGCAGCCTGGACATCTGCACGGTCGCTCGCACCAACCCGGACGCCTTCGGGGAGGTGGTGCAGGTGCCCGCCCACTTCCCAAACAG GTACTACAGCACGCTGCTGCAGACGCTGCAGGCGTGCGACGAGCAGACGGTGGCGGCGGTGCGAGGTGGCCTGCTGGACCGTTTGGGGCCCGACATGGAGACCTTCCTCCAGCTGGTCCAGAACAAAGAGTGCGCCGCCGGCCAGGCCGCCGCCACCTTCAGCAACCCGGCCAGCTGGAGGAACGTTCCCGTCTTCAACGTCCAGCCCGGCTTCCACGGTCGCGACCCCACCCACCTCTTTGCCAAGAAGCGCTCGCTGCAGGGCCAGGAGGCGGGGCCAAGCGGCCACCAGTAG